One genomic segment of Clavelina lepadiformis chromosome 3, kaClaLepa1.1, whole genome shotgun sequence includes these proteins:
- the LOC143448964 gene encoding DNA replication licensing factor mcm7-like, whose protein sequence is MATEKKRDYAAEKERCKNFLSEFCQDDESGTGKCFKYGQILTKLAHREQVELSVDLDDLQEYDADLSESIQENTLRYQRLFADVVEELLSDYKEREVSHKDALDIYIEHRLLMEQRNHQDPSEHRDWRNKYPSELMRRFEVYFRAPQSQKALPIREVKAANIGKLTVVRGIVIRATEVKPMMSVATYTCDRCGGETYQPISSPVFMPLEMCPSEECQTNRSGGRLYLQNRGSKFTKFQEIKIQEHSDMVPVGNIPRSLSVYCRGETTRAAFPGDHISITGVFLPMLKVGFRQMQQGLLTDSYLEAHRVVKMNKTEDDEQDMGDMTDEEIERITQEDFYDKLANSIAPEIYGHEDIKKALLLLLVGGVDRNANGMKIRGNINICLMGDPGVAKSQLLSYIDRLAPRSQYTTGRGSSGVGLTAAVMKDPVTGEMILEGGALVLADQGVCCIDEFDKMMDADRTAIHEVMEQQTISIAKAGIMTSLNARVSILAAANPAYGRYNPKKSIEHNIQLPAALLSRFDLLWLIQDKPDRENDLRLAQHITYVHMNSVHPPLQFEPINMKLMRRYIALCKKKQPVIPRDLTDYITAAYVELRKEARASNDATFTSARTLLSILRLATALARLRLADVVEKDDVNEAMRMMEMSKDTLNPAAENLHRQQRPTDAIFQIIRDMAPVEGGDAVSSVRVSDARQRCIAKGYTPDQFDEAVEEYEALNVWLLNTAKTRLTFI, encoded by the exons ATGGCAACAGAAAAAAAGAGGGACTATGCCGCTGAAAAAG AGAGATGCAAAAATTTTCTGAGCGAATTTTGCCAGGACGACGAAAGTGGAACAGGAAAATGCTTCAAATATGGACAAATCCTG ACTAAACTAGCTCATCGTGAACAAGTCGAGTTATCTGTTGACCTTGATGATCTTCAAGAGTATGACGCTGATCTCTCTGAAAGCATCCAAGAGAATACGCTTCGTTACCAGAGACTGTTTGCTGATGTCGTTGAAGAGTTACTTTCCGATTACAAGGAGAGAGAG GTGTCTCATAAGGATGCGCTTGACATCTACATTGAGCATAGGCTTCTGATGGAACAGAGAAATCATCAGGATCCATCAGAGCATAGAGACTGGAGGAATAAATATCCATCAGAGTTAATGAGAAGATTTGAG GTTTATTTCCGAGCTCCACAATCACAGAAAGCATTACCAATTCGGGAAGTTAAAGCCGCTAATATTGGCAAGTTAACCGTCGTTCGAGGAATTGTCATTCGAGCCACAGAAGTGAAACCAATGATGTCGGTAGCAACATACACATGTGATCGATGCGGTGGAGAAACGTATCAACCA ATATCATCGCCGGTGTTTATGCCGCTGGAAATGTGTCCCAGTGAAGAATGCCAGACCAATCGCAGCGGTGGAAGACTCTATTTGCAGAATCGAGGATCAAAGTTCACCAAGTTTCAGGAAATTAAAATTCAGGAACAT AGTGACATGGTCCCCGTTGGCAACATTCCAAGGAGCTTAAGTGTTTATTGCCGCGGAGAGACAACACGTGCAGCTTTTCCGGGCGACCATATCAGCATCACCGGCGTTTTTCTTCCCATGCTAAAAGTGGGATTCCGGCAAATGCAGCAGGGTCTACTAACTGATTCTTATTTGGAAGCCcat CGTGTCGTCAAGATGAACAAAACTGAGGATGATGAACAGGACATGGGAGATATGACAGATGAAGAAATCGAACGAATAACTC AGGAAGATTTCTACGACAAGCTGGCAAATTCGATTGCCCCCGAGATCTACGGCCACGAAGACATAAAGAAAGCCCTTTTGTTACTTCTCGTCGGTGGCGTAGACAGGAATGCTAATG GCATGAAAATCCGTGGCAACATCAACATATGTCTGATGGGTGATCCTGGTGTTGCTAAATCTCAACTCTTGTCCTACATCGACCGTCTCGCTCCGAGGAGTCAGTACACCACGGGTCGAGGTTCTTCTGGTGTCGGTCTCACCGCTGCAGTTATGAAG GATCCGGTCACTGGAGAAATGATCTTAGAAGGAGGAGCTCTCGTGCTCGCAGATCAGGGAGTCTGTTGCATCGATGAATTTGACAAAATGATGGACGCGGACCGCACCGCCATTCACGAAGTCATGGAACAACAAACCATCTCCATTGCCAAG GCTGGTATTATGACGTCGTTAAACGCACGCGTTTCTATTCTGGCCGCGGCTAACCCAGCGTACGGCCGTTACAACCCTAAAAAGTCGATTGAACACAACATTCAACTTCCCGCCGCTCTTCTTTCAAGATTTGATCTACTTTGGCTAATACAGGACAAGCCAGATCGTGAAAACGACTTACG ACTGGCACAGCACATAACTTACGTTCACATGAATTCAGTCCATCCACCGTTGCAGTTTGAACCAATCAACATGAAATTAATGAG ACGTTACATTGCCCTTTGCAAGAAGAAACAACCGGTTATTCCCCGTGATCTCACTGATTACATCACTGCTGCGTACGTAGAACTACGTAAAGAAGCTCGTGCCAGTAATGACGCAACATTTACGTCGGCCCGAACACTGCTGTCAATCTTGAGACTTGCAACAGCCCTG gcCCGTCTGCGCTTAGCTGACGTAGTTGAAAAAGATGACGTCAATGAAGCAATGAGGATGATGGAGATGTCTAAAGATACTTTGAATCCAGCGGCTGAAAACTTGCACAG ACAACAGCGACCGACTGACGCAATCTTCCAGATCATTCGCGACATGGCTCCCGTTGAAGGAGGAGACGCGGTATCCAGTGTCCGCGTCTCTGATGCTCGGCAAAGATGCATCGCGAAGGGATATACTCCTGATCAATTCGATGAAGCGGTCGAGGAGTATGAAGCCCTGAATGTCTGGCTGCTCAACACAGCCAAGACTCGCCTTACCTTTATATAA
- the LOC143448940 gene encoding uncharacterized protein LOC143448940, which translates to MSESNTGGGGSILQRLLAGHFQNVDGNGTTNTPGNHQIYDPLQVNSTVQVNTKSESETAALGRNDKQDKPFEDACSFNSTAVDSRPDHRLNSAHFRPTTHPGTPRNDDGAAARLDALCRSTLETSNEKTIGKNISYPEQIIDGNLRGKAANVTKLSPEDSFISTPKTRSAAHEVLARYRKEFQENNRPREQTPGRPPPPSYQEAKLDADQYKTVPENGKHNPFVSGTPTVSPRCRLPDQKTITRTMQANSSPSARSPRNSQAGMQLNGHPKSNSGGDEYYYTDHIRVNNQKRGIRSKKNGSNVKRSSSLHQNKDGFVYLKSLEEQSGQSGSNQQSTPLERLDFCSGLSGLKNSNLLQNSSSSQHKTSKSAPNQCTNKLTTPEVRRFSMQSGNSCGANAPGGTSKDTQESYQKNTTNQNNEAEKYQGTMPHTPNANQSSYIRPTGKHNGSSGGSFYPAMSLPMVNPTTEVTSSNHTPLLNALSGVRPPPPPYPASMMVVVDPNLRGATETGDNGFGHPQRPNSLALGQFSKKRNGSSDNLQNSPGLTSPTGAFNTPMRGTPFYSGAKESPYSQQQSAQFYVGGSHINNSSHQVQGPSGSYLRRSGSGNSGRNVAMATASSSSSSTATAVSTPSYPDAQSFPDPGLRSPVTPYNVHSVIVQGAHGQGYVQEGYGAANNSGVTKSDSINSSSSTTSSGGASRMARRRKRNSSSKSSYGNASGSGSSSSTGGSRPNSTADLTERLLYENESYRKRLDAALQKLMRFEEIEHDLKRINQDHQALQHSANKREMLEKEMRNQLTAKLQRVERERDSFENKVMLLTERLQTMDMTSSMEESNVVTRESGVIENYEAKNRKLAEKERQLQEELEEYRERLSEEKVDNEHLRTSLEKAEGTIRVIKEKFLQDNKVDVYTEQLSEHLGSLQKIIDERLEIERELRNRLRRQLTQQRPSKSTSSNDEGISEMDVSDLAVNLPPIEVYSNREGQMLGAKAEMLKWQHMYIEHGLLHYVQSKGKNRDEPKRLYKALRNHRHTASDPGFDKLSLRKCILPFLNEQAESRDRLSSCETESRAIDHEDLVNFDNADFVESKKHCHQIVSASSFPNGSGSSKTDCACQTPDESKFLNEISVGQDSLCEKVLPSDLNATTSECGSQTGDNVITSTPSEGYHSQQSSGSPTPNTERSSVHFPVPAESVCPSTRDIIHVGPFRRNRSADVLTSMNA; encoded by the exons ATGTCTGAGAGCAACACTGGTGGCGGTGGCAGCATTTTACAGCGTTTGCTAGCGGGACACTTTCAGAATGTTGACGGGAACGGGACCACAAATACGCCAGGCAATCATCAAATCTATGACCCTTTGCAGGTCAACAGTACGGTTCAAGTCAATACAAAGTCTGAGTCTGAAACAGCGGCACTTGGAAGAAATGATAAGCAAGACAAGCCCTTTGAAGATGCTTGTTCTTTCAACTCTACCGCTGTCGATAGCAGACCTGACCACAGACTAAATAGCGCACATTTTCGTCCGACAACGCATCCGGGAACGCCGAGAAACGACGATGGCGCCGCGGCGCGTCTCGATGCTCTGTGTCGTTCCACCCTGGAAACATCGAACGAGAAGACGATCGGAAAAAATATCAGTTACCCCGAGCAAATTATTGACGGAAATCTGCGCGGAAAGGCAGCCAATGTCACTAAACTATCTCCCGAAGATAGTTTCATTTCGACGCCGAAAACGCGTTCTGCGGCTCACGAGGTGCTTGCGCGATACCGTAAGGAATTCCAAGAAAACAATAGACCCAGGGAACAGACCCCAGGTCGGCCGCCGCCGCCGTCTTACCAGGAAGCAAAGTTAGATGCGGACCAATATAAAACCGTTCCCGAAAACGGAAAGCACAACCCCTTTGTTAGTGGTACCCCGACGGTCTCGCCTCGTTGCCGACTCCCCGATCAGAAAACTATTACAAGAACAATGCAAGCGAATTCGAGCCCATCCGCACGAAGTCCAAGAAACTCTCAAGCCGGCATGCAACTTAACGGTCACCCCAAGTCAAACAGCGGGGGCGACGAATACTATTACACTGATCATATCCGCGTCAATAATCAAAAGCGCGGGATTCGAAGCAAAAAGAACGGGTCCAACGTTAAGCGATCGAGTTCTCTGCATCAAAATAAGGATGGCTTCGTGTATCTAAAGTCACTCGAAGAACAATCGGGTCAATCGGGGTCAAACCAACAAAGCACCCCTTTGGAACGCTTAGATTTTTGCTCCGGGTTATCTGGTCTCAAAAACAGCAATCTCCTGCAAAACTCGTCATCTTCACAACATAAAACCAGCAAGTCCGCCCCCAATCAATGTACAAATAAGCTAACAACCCCGGAAGTACGAAGGTTCTCAATGCAATCTGGAAACTCCTGTGGCGCCAATGCACCTGGTGGTACCAGTAAGGACACACAGGAATCTTATCAAAAG AACACGACGAATCAGAACAACGAAGCCGAGAAATATCAGGGAACGATGCCTCACACCCCGAATGCCAATCAAAGCAGCTACATACGCCCCACAGGGAAGCATAACGGATCCAGCGGGGGCTCGTTTTACCCCGCGATGTCACTGCCGATGGTGAACCCAACCACTGAGGTGACATCGAGCAATCACACCCCGCTTCTCAACGCATTGAGTGGGGTTAGGCCCCCACCTCCCCCGTACCCCGCCAGTATGATGGTCGTGGTGGACCCCAATCTTCGTGGGGCAACGGAAACAGGGGACAATGGCTTCGGCCACCCGCAAAGACCCAACTCTTTGGCGCTGGGCCAATTCAGCAAGAAACGAAATGGAAG tagCGACAATCTTCAAAACAGCCCGGGCCTTACCTCGCCTACCGGGGCCTTTAACACACCCATGAGAGGGACCCCCTTCTACAGCGGGGCGAAGGAATCTCCATACAGTCAACAGCAAAGCGCTCAATTCTACGTCGGGGGCTCGCACATTAACAACAGCTCCCACCAGGTCCAGGGTCCTTCCGGTTCTTATCTTCGCCGTTCCGGAAGCGGAAACAGCGGAAGAAATGTTGCTATGGCAACCGCATCGTCGTCTTCTTCTTCGACGGCGACCGCTGTCAGCACCCCCAGTTACCCAGACGCCCAGTCCTTCCCTGACCCGGGGCTGCGTAGCCCGGTAACCCCCTATAACGTTCACAGTGTCATTGTGCAGGGCGCCCATGGGCAAGGTTATGTGCAGGAAGGTTATGGCGCCGCCAACAACAGTGGCGTGACCAAGAGCGACAGCATTAACAGCTCGTCGAGCACGACCAGCAGTGGCGGTGCCAGTCGTATGGCAAGACGCCGGAAGCGGAACAGCAGctcaaaaagttcttacggaaACGCGAGCGGAAGCGGAAGCAGCAGTAGCACCGGCGGAAGTCGACCAAACAGTACGGCAGACCTCACCGAGCGACTTCTATATGAGAACGAATCTTACAGAAAGCGACTGGATGCTGCTCTGCAAAAACTGATGAGATTTGAGGAA aTCGAACATGACCTAAAGCGAATAAACCAAGACCATCAAGCGCTCCAGCATTCCGCCAATAAGCGAGAAATGTTGGAAAAGGAAATGAGAAATCAGCTAACCGCCAAGTTACAGAGAGTTGAAAGGGAGAGAGACTCCTTTGAAA ataaAGTTATGCTCTTGACCGAGAGACTCCAAACCAtggatatgacgtcatcaatggAAGAAAGCAACGTCGTCACAAGAGAGAGCGGCGTCATTGAAAATTACGAAGCGAAAA ATCGGAAACTGGCTGAGAAAGAACGCCAACTCCAGGAGGAACTGGAAGAGTACAGAGAGCGACTCTCGGAAGAGAAAGTCGACAACGAACACCTCAGAACGTCACTCGAAAAAGCTGAAGGCACCATCAGAGTGATTAAG GAGAAATTCCTCCAGGATAACAAGGTGGATGTCTACACGGAGCAGTTGTCAGAGCATCTTGGATCTCTTCAGAAGATTATTGACGAGAGGCTGGAGATTGAGAGAGAGCTCAGAAATCGGTTGCGTCGACAGCTCACCCAACAG CGTCCGTCGAAGTCCACTTCATCCAACGATGAAGGTATCAGTGAGATGGATGTTTCTGACCTCGCAGTTAATCTTCCTCCCATAGAAGTCTACTCCAACAGGGAGGGGCAAATGCTGGGAGCGAAAGCGGAAATGCTCAAG TGGCAGCACATGTACATCGAGCACGGCCTGCTGCATTACGTTCAGTCCAAGGGGAAAAATAGAGACGAACCGAAACGCTTGTACAAGGCTTTAAGGAACCACCGACACACCGCGTCCGACCCTGGATTCGACAAGCTTTCTCTGAGGAAATGCATCCTTCCATTCCTCAACGAGCAAGCGGAGAGCAGGGATCGTTTATCCTCCTGCGAGACGGAATCAAGGGCGATTGATCATGAGGATTTGGTAAACTTCGACAACGCCGACTTTGTAGAAAGTAAAAAGCACTGCCACCAAATCGTTTCTGCTTCTTCCTTTCCCAACGGAAGCGGAAGTTCGAAGACCGACTGCGCATGTCAGACGCCGGATGAGAGCAAGTTTTTGAACGAGATATCTGTCGGCCAAGACTCACTCTGTGAAAAGGTGCTGCCCAGTGACTTAAACGCCACTACAAGTGAGTGCGGTTCCCAGACTGGTGACAATGTAATAACCAGTACCCCTTCGGAGGGTTACCACTCCCAACAATCCTCGGGGTCACCAACTCCGAACACCGAACGTTCCTCCGTCCATTTTCCAGTGCCCGCCGAATCCGTCTGCCCTTCTACCCGCGACATTATTCACGTTGGACCTTTCCGGCGAAATAGGTCCGCGGACGTTTTAACATCCATGAACGCGTAG